In the Phaseolus vulgaris cultivar G19833 chromosome 7, P. vulgaris v2.0, whole genome shotgun sequence genome, one interval contains:
- the LOC137827810 gene encoding phaseolin, alpha-type-like, whose translation MMRARVPLLLLGILFLASLSASFATSLREEEESQDNPFYFNSDNSWNTLFKNQYGHIRVLQRFDQQSKRLQNLEDYRLVEFRSKPETLLLPQQADAELLLVVRSGSAILVLVKPDDRREYFFLTSDNPIFSDHQKIPAGTIFYLVNPDPKEDLRIIQLAMPVNNPQIHDFFLSSTEAQQSYLQEFSKHILEASFNSKFEEINRVLFEEEGQQEEGQQEGVIVNIDSEQIEELSKHAKSSSRKSHSKQDNTIGNEFGNLTERTDNSLNVLISSIEMKEGALFVPHYYSKAIVILVVNEGEAHVELVGPKGNKETLEFESYRAELSKDDVFVIPAAYPVAIKATSNVNFTGFGINANNNNRNLLAGKTDNVISSIGRALDGKDVLGLTFSGSGEEVMKLINKQSGSYFVDGHHHQQEQQKGSHQQEQQKGRKGAFVY comes from the exons ATGATGAGAGCAAGGGTTCCACTCCTGTTGCTGGGAATTCTTTTCCTGGCATCACTTTCTGCCTCATTTGCCACTTCACTCCGGGAGGAGGAAGAGAGCCAAGATAACCCCTTCTACTTCAACTCTGACAACTCCTGGAACACTCTATTCAAAAACCAATATGGTCACATTCGTGTCCTCCAGAGGTTCGACCAACAATCCAAACGACTTCAGAATCTTGAAGACTACCGTCTTGTGGAGTTCAGGTCCAAACCCGAAACCCTCCTTCTTCCTCAGCAGGCTGATGCTGAGTTACTCCTAGTTGTCCGTAGTG GGAGCGCCATACTCGTCTTGGTGAAACCTGATGATCGCAGAGAGTACTTCTTCCTTACTAGCGATAACCCGATATTCTCTGATCACCAGAAAATCCCTGCAGGAACCATTTTCTATTTGGTTAACCCTGATCCCAAAGAGGATCTCAGAATAATCCAACTCGCCATGCCCGTTAACAACCCTCAGATTCAT GActttttcctatctagcacagAAGCCCAACAATCCTACTTGCAAGAGTTCAGCAAGCATATTCTAGAGGCCTCCTTCAAT AGCAAATTCGAGGAGATCAACAGGGTTCTGTTTGAAGAGGAGGGACAGCAAGAGGAGGGACAGCAAGAGGGAGTGATTGTGAACATTGATTCTGAACAGATTGAGGAACTGAGCAAACATGCAAAATCTAGTTCAAGGAAATCCCATTCCAAACAAGATAACACAATTGGAAACGAATTTGGAAACCTGACTGAGAGGACCGATAACTCCTTGAATGTGTTAATCAGTTCTATAGAGATGAAAGAG GGAGCTCTTTTTGTGCCACACTACTATTCTAAGGCCATTGTTATACTAGTGGTTAATGAAGGAGAAGCACATGTTGAACTTGTTGGCCCAAAAGGAAATAAGGAAACCTTGGAATTTGAGAGCTACAGAGCTGAGCTTTCTAAAGACGATGTATTTGTAATCCCAGCAGCATATCCAGTTGCCATCAAGGCTACCTCCAACGTGAATTTCACTGGTTTCGGTATCAATGCTAATAACAACAATAGGAACCTCCTTGCag GTAAGACGGACAATGTCATAAGCAGCATCGGTAGAGCTCTGGACGGTAAAGACGTGTTGGGGCTTACGTTCTCTGGGTCTGGTGAAGAAGTTATGAAGCTGATCAACAAGCAGAGTGGATCGTACTTTGTGGATGGACACCATCACCAACAGGAACAGCAAAAGGGAAGTCACCAACAGGAACAGCAAAAGGGAAGAAAGGGTGCATTTGTGTACTGA
- the LOC137828000 gene encoding uncharacterized protein, with protein sequence MDGVFSLLWQAKALPKVLIPVWRILLDRLPTTHNLIKRGVVVNSPLCVLCNQSEEFSQHLFLDCVYARHVWFLCFTWIDILMVQNKDLRNHFENFHLVHMSDKHNQVWRGMWVAIVRSIWEQRNKVVFKQGVPDVKEIFQLTELLSWQWLKHRVRSFSYAFSDWHLNPTQCLLSVR encoded by the coding sequence ATGGATGGTGTTTTTAGTCTTTTATGGCAGGCAAAAGCTCTTCCTAAAGTTTTAATCCCTGTGTGGAGAATTTTACTTGACAGATTACCTACCACTCATAATCTGATCAAGAGAGGAGTGGTGGTGAACTCTCCTTTATGTGTTCTGTGTAACCAGTCAGAAGAATTTTcccaacatttgttccttgattgTGTATATGCACGACATGTTTGGTTTCTTTGTTTCACGTGGATAGACATCTTGATGGTACAAAACAAGGACTTGAGGAATCATTTTGAGAACTTTCATTTAGTTCACATGTCTGATAAGCATAATCAAGTTTGGAGAGGAATGTGGGTAGCAATAGTTCGAAGTATTTGGGAGCAGAGGAATAAGGTTGTTTTCAAGCAAGGGGTCCCTGATGTCAAAGAAATTTTCCAATTGACTGAACTTCTTTCTTGGCAATGGCTAAAACACAGGGTGAGGTCTTTTTCGTATGCGTTTTCAGATTGGCATCTGAATCCTACTCAATGCCTTCTTAGTGTTCGATGA